The following DNA comes from Rhodopseudomonas boonkerdii.
AGGATCGCCGAGGCGATCAGCAGCCAGACGTAGAGATCGAGGACGATCAGCACGATATCGAGAACGGCGCGCATGGCGGAGGGAGCTCGCGGGTTGGATCGCGGATGGGATAGAGGCTAAATATCGGTTCGGCAGGGTGCAAACAAGGGAAGGGCGGGGCAAAAAGGCCCGGAAAATCGAGACTTTGCGCTGTTTGCGGGTCGTTCTTGACTTGCCGTTAACAGGGATTGTAAATGGCGCCCATTCCAGACCTGCGCCGCTTCGCGGCACAAGTTCTCGACGGGCCCATAGCTCAGCTGGGAGAGCGCGTCGTTCGCAATGACGAGGTCGGCGGTTCGATCCCGCCTGGGTCCACCACGCTTCGCCAAGAGGCTTCGCGTGGCGCAGCCATGCGAAGCCTCTTGGCGAAGCGTGGTGTCCGGCGAAGCCCGAAGGGCGAAGACGGACGGAAGTTGAAACTCCGAAACGCGGATTTTGTAGGGACGAATCCCCCCTAAACCTGCCCCACCCGCGTCAGCTGCAGCTTCGCCACTGCTCCCGCGATAAAGCTCCTTGGAAACAGACGGAGCAGGATCGGGACGATCTTGATTCCGAGGCCCGGAAATACTGTGCCCTTGTTCGCCATCAGGCTCTTATAGGCGAGGGCCGCCACATCCTTCGGCGACACGCCGAGAATCATCGAATCCAGGCCTGGCTTGAAGCCCGCGCGCGCCTGGAATTCCGATGGCACCGGACCGGGGCACAGCGCGGTCACGCGCACGCCCTTGGGGCCGAGCTCCTGCCGCAGCGCTTCGGTGAAGGACAGCACATAGGCCTTACTGGCATAGTAGACGGCCATGCCAGGGCCCGGAATCAGGCCGGCGATCGAGCTCACATTGAGGATACCGCCCTTATGACGGATCACAGCCGGTGCCAGACGCAGGGACAGATCGGTGAGCGTGCGGATATTCAGGTCGATCATGCGCAGCTGCGCGTCGCGGTCCATGTCGACGGCGAATCCGAACATGCCGAAACCGGCATTGTTGATCAGATACTCCACTTCGACATCGGCGCTTCGCAGCGCGTCTTCGACCGTCGCGCAGGCGCCGGGCTGCTCGAGATCGCAGGGAATGATGATGGGCGCCGGACCGCCGGCGGCGACGATCTCGTCCGACAGCGCGACGAGGCGATCGGTGCGTCGTGCCACCAGCGCCAGACGGTGCTTGTGCGCGGCGAAGACACGGGCCATCTCGGCGCCAATTCCCGCCGAAGCACCGGTAATCAACGTCACGCGCTCGGTCACAGAAATTCTCTTGCCCGTATGGCCTGAAGACGAATGGTTCTAACTAACGGGTAATAGGGATATCATTGATGTGCAAGCGCGAATGACCACCGGAGTACCAGGGCCAGGTCGGCGCATGTGTCGCGGTGTCGCAAATCGCGCATCGAAGCATCAGCAATGTGCCGTTCGGGTCAGGCTGTCTCGGCCGTATCGCCGGCAACGCGGCGCTTGAGTTCGACACGGTCACGGGCGGATACACCGAGCAGATCGGCCGCGCGCCACACCACGTTTTCCTCGAACTCGCTGACCTTGCCATCGGCGAAGACCAGCTCCCACATCATCTCGACCAGGCGGATGCGACCGGGCTCATCGACCACGCGCATGATGACGCTGGTGAAGTGATAGAGATCGACGGCTTCGCCTTCGACCAGCGTCGCGGCTTCGATCAGGCGATCTGCGGTACCGGGGTCGAGTTCGAAGCGTGTCTCGATCAGGCTATGCAGCTTGGCCTGTTCGACTTTGGACGGCGCCCCATCGATCGAGATCACGTGGATCAGCAGCGCCGTGGCAGCGAGCCGGAAGCCGGTATCGTCGAACTTCTGGTCGGCGTTGGCGTCGGGAGACACCACATCGGTGATGAACTGGCGCAGTTTCTCGAGCATGGGATTTTATGAACCGGATGGGGCATTCGCCTTGCGGTGAACAAGACTGGTGCGTTGTGGCGCGGAAAGGGAACGCACACAATACACAGCGGTTCCTGACGGCGTCATTACAGTTAAGCAAGGCTTTGCCGGCTCATGGAATCTCGTAGACCAGAACCTTGTCGGCAATGCCGCGTAAAGCGGCAGCCTTTTCGATAGGCATCGCCCCCGATTTTTGCAGGATCGCTTCGACGCCTTTCGCGGAAACGATCGGCGATGTCACATGAATGGATTGTGACGTGGCGAGTCCCTGCACGCGTGCGGCAATATTCACGGTCTGGCCGAAATAATCCTGCCGCTCGTTGAGCATGACCGCGAGGCATGGCCCTTCATGGATGCCGATCTTGACCACGAGGTCGCGGGTTTCGCGTTCGTCATTGAGGCGCTCCATCGCCTTGCGCATTTCGATCGCGGCAAGCAGCGCCTGTTCGGGATGCGTGAAAGTAGCCATCACGCTATCGCCGATGGTCTTCACCACGGCGCCGCCCTCGGCCGCGATGATGTCGAGCAGGGCATGGAAGTGAGCGCGAACGAGATCGAAAGCGGCGAGATCGCCCACGCGCTCATACAGCGCGGTAGAGCCCTTGAGGTCGGTGAACAGGAAGGTCAGTGAGGTGATATTCAGCCGCTGGTCGATGCTGAGATTGTCGGCCTTGTAGAGATCGCGAAAAGTCTGGTTGCTGAGGATCC
Coding sequences within:
- a CDS encoding SDR family NAD(P)-dependent oxidoreductase — its product is MTERVTLITGASAGIGAEMARVFAAHKHRLALVARRTDRLVALSDEIVAAGGPAPIIIPCDLEQPGACATVEDALRSADVEVEYLINNAGFGMFGFAVDMDRDAQLRMIDLNIRTLTDLSLRLAPAVIRHKGGILNVSSIAGLIPGPGMAVYYASKAYVLSFTEALRQELGPKGVRVTALCPGPVPSEFQARAGFKPGLDSMILGVSPKDVAALAYKSLMANKGTVFPGLGIKIVPILLRLFPRSFIAGAVAKLQLTRVGQV
- a CDS encoding TerB family tellurite resistance protein, with amino-acid sequence MLEKLRQFITDVVSPDANADQKFDDTGFRLAATALLIHVISIDGAPSKVEQAKLHSLIETRFELDPGTADRLIEAATLVEGEAVDLYHFTSVIMRVVDEPGRIRLVEMMWELVFADGKVSEFEENVVWRAADLLGVSARDRVELKRRVAGDTAETA